From a region of the Ficedula albicollis isolate OC2 chromosome 1A, FicAlb1.5, whole genome shotgun sequence genome:
- the GCC1 gene encoding GRIP and coiled-coil domain-containing protein 1, which yields PCRVPAQTAQAEEQLRQRSQREEQRVAELEAQVAQASELLGTYEKGKQRDQATIQRLKDRIVQLDLENKTLAMAASSRPLDEVAVDEATLDVAVLKEKMEKLRKLLQAAGKGSEEPREPEPPPGTGDGDKAPGGHCQQELRQLKEEFERYKARAQQVLKSKASEDVGLARELEEAREQLAELRDKHVQLQLATDDTEKRRRQELEAKKQELQQLQQLHRQELERCQLQFRERALRLEEEMHKQRDRALAVLAEKDRELQQLRALAPPHGPQQSGRDGAPGDAPGQEDSSQILPQELQPCPGSEPTFFLYAEQLARKEVEIAALRKQRHRLELQLHQLQGRALAQDDKHREELAALRAELQKSCRDRSREGANLEYLKNVVFRFLTLPDARGRQQTLSAILAVLHFSPEERLSVAQSSAHGSWWPGKR from the coding sequence CCCTGccgtgtccctgcacagacGGCCCAGGCCGAGGAGCAGCTGCGGCAGCGCTCGCAGCGGGAGGAGCAGCGCGTGGCCGAGCTGGAGGCGCAGGTGGCCCAGGCGTCCGAGCTGCTGGGCACCTACGAGAAGGGCAAGCAGAGGGACCAGGCCACCATCCAGAGGCTCAAGGACCGCATCGTGCAGCTGGACCTGGAGAACAAGACCTTGGCCATGGCCGCCTCCAGCCGCCCCCTGGACGAGGTCGCCGTGGACGAGGCCACCCTGGACGTGGCCGTGCTCAAGGAGAAGATGGAGAAGCTGCGGAAGCTGCTGCAGGCGGCCGGGAAGGGCTCGGAGGAGCCGCGGGAGCCGGAGCCGCCCCCGGGCACCGGGGACGGGGACAAGGCCCCGGgcgggcactgccagcaggagctgcgGCAGCTCAAGGAGGAGTTCGAGCGCTACAAGGCGAGGGCGCAGCAGGTGCTGAAGAGCAAGGCCAGCGAGGACGTGGGGCTGgccagggagctggaggaggcgCGGGAGCAGCTGGCGGAGCTGCGGGACAAGCAcgtgcagctgcagctggccaCCGACGACACGGAGAAGCGGCGGcggcaggagctggaggccaagaagcaggagctgcagcagctgcagcagctgcaccgGCAGGAGCTGGAGCgctgccagctgcagttccGCGAGCGGGCGCTGcggctggaggaggagatgcaCAAGCAGCGGGACCGCGCGCTGGCCGTGCTGGCCGAGAAGGACCGcgagctgcagcagctgcgCGCCCTGGCGCCGCCCCACGGCCCCCAGCAGAGCGGCCGGGACGGCGCTCCCGGCGACGCCCCCGGGCAGGAGGACTCCTCCCAGATCCTCCcgcaggagctgcagccctgccccggcTCCGAGCCCACCTTCTTCCTGTACGCCGAGCAGCTGGCGCGCAAGGAGGTGGAGATCGCGGCGCTGCGCAAGCAGCGGCACcggctggagctgcagctgcaccagctgcagggCCGCGCCCTGGCCCAGGACGACAAGCACCGCGAGGAGCTGGCGGCGCTGCGGGCCgagctgcagaagagctgccgggacaggagcagggagggagccaACCTGGAGTACCTGAAGAACGTGGTGTTCCGCTTCCTGACGCTGCCCGACGCGCGCGGCCGCCAGCAGACGCTGAGCGCCATCCTGGCCGTCCTGCACTTCAGCCCCGAGGAGAGGCTCAGCGTCGCCCAGAGCTCGGCCCACGGCTCCTGGTGGCCCGGCAAGAGGTGA
- the DENND6B gene encoding protein DENND6B produces MELVYPHDFRLTEKEKTSICYLSFPDSYSGGLGDTQFSFRLRQAGGSRSSPFQDDGRYNREAPLTLQREAAHYFGYVYFRQVKDSSMRRGYFQKSLVLVSRLPYVNLFQCLLQLIAPEYFDKLEPCLEAVCNEIDQWPPPVPGQTLNLPVMGVVIQVRIPSRVDKPGSSPVKQCNQENLLPAPLVLPSVHELDLFRCFQPVLIHIQMLWELMLLGEPMVVMAPSPSVSSEMVLALTSCLAPLRYCCDFRPYFTIHDSEFKEYTTRTQAPPNIVVGVTNPFFIKTLQHWPHILRVGELRMAGDLPKQVKVKKLAKLKTLDTKPGIYTSYKTFLHKDKTLIKRLLKGIQRKRPSEVQSALLRRHLLELTQSFIIPLEHYMASLMPLQRAITPWKNPPQIRPFCQEDFMKSLEHAGPQLTCVLKGDWLGLYRRFFKSPNFDGWFRQRHREMSQKLEALHLEAICEADIVAWMKDKSEVEIVDLVLKLREKLVRARCQHLPVKEETLQRVSLYIDTIIGSLPEDLQAVLHHP; encoded by the exons agCTGGTGTACCCCCATGACTTCAGGCTCACCGAGAAGGAG AAAACGAGCATCTGCTACCTGTCCTTCCCAGACTCCTACTCAG gtGGCCTCGGGGACACGCAGTTCAGTTTCCGGCTGCGCCAGGCCGGGGGCTCCCGCAGCTCCCCGTTCCAGGATGACGGCAGGTACAACCGGGAGGCGCCCCTCACTCTGCAG CGAGAGGCCGCTCACTATTTCGGGTACGTGTACTTCCGGCAGGTCAAGGACAGCTCCATGAGGAGGGGCTACTTCCAGAAG tccctggtGCTGGTGTCCCGCCTGCCCTACGtgaacctgttccagtgcctgctgcagctgattGCTCCGGAGTACTTCGACAAGCTGGAGCCCTGCCTGGAGgcag TGTGCAACGAGATCGACCAGTGGCCACCACCAGTGCCCGGCCAGACCCTGAACCTGCCCGTGATGGGAGTTGTCATCCAG gtgaGGATCCCATCCCGGGTGGACAAGCCAGGCTCCAGCCCAGTGAAGCAGTGCAACCAGGAG AACCTGTTACCAGCCCCCCTGGTTCTCCCCAGTGTTCATGAGCTGGATCTGTTCAG GTGCTTCCAGCCAGTGCTGATCCACATCCAGATGCTGTGggagctgatgctgctgggggAGCCCATGGTGGTGATGGCACCGTCCCCAAGCGTGTCCTCAGAGATGGTGCTGGCCCTCACCAG ctgcctggcccCGCTGCGGTACTGCTGCGATTTCCGGCCCTACTTCACCATCCACGACAGCGAGTTCAAGGAGTACACCACGCGCACCCAGGCCCC GCCCAACATCGTCGTGGGCGTCACCAACCCCTTCTTCATCAAAACCCTGCAGCACTGGCCACACATCCTGCGGGTGGGCGAGCTCCGCATGGCAG GGGACCTGCCCAAGCAGGTGAAGGTGAAGAAGCTGGCCAAGCTGAAAACCCTGGACACCAAACCAG GAATCTACACTTCCTATAAAACGTTCCTTCACAAAGACAAAACCCTGATAAAAAGGCTACTGAAG GGCATCCAGCGGAAGCGCCCCTCGGAGGTGCAGAGCGCTCTGCTGAGGAGGCACCTCCTGGAGCTCACCCAGAGCTTCATCATCCCTCTG GAGCACTACATGGCCAGCCTGATGCCTCTGCAGAGGGCCATCACTCCGTGGAAG AACCCCCCCCAGATCCGCCCCTTCTGCCAGGAGGATTTCATGAAGAGCCTGGAGCACGCCGGCCCCCAGCTCACCTGTGTGCTCAAGGGGGACTGGCTGGGGCTCTACAG GAGATTCTTCAAGTCCCCCAATTTCGACGGCTGGTTCCGGCAGCGGCACCGCGAGATGAGCCAGAAGCTCGAGGCCCTGCACCTGGAGGCCATCTGTGAGGCG GACATTGTGGCCTGGATGAAGGACAAGTCTGAGGTGGAGATTGTGGACCTGGTGCTGAAGCTTCGGGAGAAGCTG GTGAGGGCTCGCTGCCAGCACCTGCCCGTGAAGGAGGAGACCCTGCAGAGGGTGAGTCTCTACATCGACACCATCATCGGCTCCCTGCCCGAGGacctgcaggctgtgctgcaccaCCCCTGA